Proteins encoded together in one Streptomyces sp. TLI_171 window:
- the helR gene encoding RNA polymerase recycling motor ATPase HelR has product MNHPTTSAFDLPERLAAKADPALIAADDRHFADVAATLERDIAELTERLDQVLRSPGGAGRAAMDRDNEVHQLSARLRTLRRFGSDLCLGRIVHADDPEPIYIGRLGLADGDGRRLLIDWRSPAAEPFFAATHANPMGLASRRRYRWQRGAVGDYWDEVFTADGLEGHAALDDQSAFIASLGSSRSERMRDVLATIQADQDAIIRAGSRGALVVDGGPGTGKTVVALHRTAHLLYSDPRLGHRKGGVLFVGPHQPYLAYVADVLPSLGEEGVQTCTLRDLLPEGAAVAPEPDPEVARLKAAAGMVHAIEKAVAVYEEPPAEGRKLSTDWYDLWVDPEDWAEAFAAPGPGTPHNEAREQILEELITILLEKNADSLDDEDGISPEMLRRALRKDGELLGALRRAWPILEPTDLVGDLWTVPAYLRLCAPWLDREQIRALQRAEPAAWTLSDLPLLDAARRRLGDTDADRRQRAHKARLAAERELMDGVVDHLLDADDDGEGALTMLRGADLRDALIDHSDPEPVDPDLLAGPFAHIVVDEAQELTDAEWQMLIARCPSRSFTIVGDRAQARHGFTESWTERLERAGLDRTTLTSLSVNYRTPEEVMAEAEPVIRAALPDANVPTSIRRSGLPVLHGVPADRDAVLADWLAAHPEGTACVIGDPGFAGLPRVRSLSPELVKGLEFDFVVLVDPEKFGEGIEGAVDRYVAMTRATGQLAILRG; this is encoded by the coding sequence ATGAATCACCCGACGACCAGTGCCTTCGACCTGCCCGAGCGGCTCGCCGCCAAGGCCGACCCGGCCCTGATCGCCGCCGACGACCGGCACTTCGCCGACGTCGCCGCCACCCTGGAACGCGACATCGCCGAGCTGACCGAGCGCCTCGACCAGGTGCTCCGCAGCCCCGGCGGGGCCGGCCGGGCCGCCATGGACCGCGACAACGAAGTCCACCAGCTGTCCGCCCGGCTGCGCACCCTGCGCCGCTTCGGCTCCGACCTGTGCCTCGGCCGGATCGTCCACGCCGACGACCCCGAGCCGATCTACATCGGCCGCCTCGGCCTCGCCGACGGCGACGGCCGCCGCCTGCTGATCGACTGGCGCTCGCCCGCCGCCGAACCGTTCTTCGCCGCCACCCACGCCAACCCGATGGGCCTGGCCAGCCGCCGCCGCTACCGCTGGCAGCGCGGCGCGGTCGGCGACTACTGGGACGAGGTGTTCACCGCCGACGGGCTGGAGGGCCACGCCGCCCTCGACGACCAGTCCGCGTTCATCGCCAGCCTCGGCAGCTCCCGCTCCGAGCGGATGCGCGACGTCCTCGCCACCATCCAGGCCGACCAGGACGCCATCATCCGGGCCGGCTCGCGCGGCGCCCTGGTCGTCGACGGCGGCCCCGGCACCGGCAAGACCGTGGTCGCCCTGCACCGCACCGCCCACCTGCTGTACTCCGACCCGCGCCTCGGCCACCGCAAGGGCGGCGTGCTGTTCGTCGGCCCGCACCAGCCGTACCTGGCGTACGTCGCCGACGTGCTGCCCAGCCTCGGCGAGGAGGGCGTGCAGACCTGCACCCTGCGAGACCTGCTGCCGGAGGGCGCCGCCGTCGCCCCCGAACCCGACCCCGAGGTGGCCCGGCTGAAGGCCGCCGCCGGCATGGTGCACGCGATCGAGAAGGCCGTCGCCGTGTACGAGGAGCCGCCCGCCGAGGGCCGCAAGCTCTCCACCGACTGGTACGACCTGTGGGTCGACCCGGAGGACTGGGCCGAGGCGTTCGCCGCCCCCGGCCCCGGCACCCCGCACAACGAGGCCCGCGAGCAGATCCTCGAGGAGCTCATCACCATCCTGCTGGAGAAGAACGCCGACTCCCTCGACGACGAGGACGGCATCTCGCCCGAGATGCTGCGCCGCGCGCTGCGCAAGGACGGCGAGCTGCTCGGAGCGCTGCGCCGGGCCTGGCCGATCCTCGAACCCACCGACCTGGTCGGTGACCTGTGGACCGTCCCCGCCTACCTGCGGCTGTGCGCGCCCTGGCTGGACCGCGAGCAGATCCGCGCCCTGCAGCGCGCCGAGCCGGCCGCCTGGACGCTCTCCGACCTGCCGCTGCTGGACGCCGCCCGCCGCCGCCTCGGCGACACCGACGCCGACCGCCGCCAGCGCGCCCACAAGGCCCGCCTGGCGGCCGAACGCGAACTGATGGACGGCGTGGTCGACCACCTGCTGGACGCCGACGACGACGGCGAGGGGGCGCTCACCATGCTGCGCGGCGCCGACCTGCGCGACGCGCTGATCGACCACTCCGACCCGGAGCCGGTCGACCCCGACCTGCTGGCCGGCCCGTTCGCGCACATCGTGGTCGACGAGGCGCAGGAACTCACCGACGCCGAGTGGCAGATGCTGATCGCCCGCTGCCCGTCCCGGTCGTTCACCATCGTCGGCGACCGCGCCCAGGCCCGGCACGGCTTCACCGAGTCCTGGACGGAGCGCCTGGAGCGGGCCGGCCTGGACCGGACCACCCTCACCTCACTGAGCGTCAACTACCGCACCCCCGAGGAGGTGATGGCCGAGGCCGAGCCGGTGATCCGGGCCGCGCTCCCCGACGCCAACGTCCCCACCTCGATCCGCCGCAGCGGGCTGCCCGTGCTGCACGGCGTCCCCGCCGACCGGGACGCGGTCCTCGCCGACTGGCTGGCCGCCCACCCCGAGGGCACCGCCTGCGTGATCGGCGACCCCGGCTTCGCCGGGCTGCCGCGGGTCCGCTCGCTCAGCCCCGAGCTGGTCAAGGGCCTGGAGTTCGACTTCGTGGTGCTGGTCGACCCGGAGAAGTTCGGCGAGGGCATCGAGGGCGCCGTCGACCGGTACGTGGCGATGACCCGCGCCACCGGGCAGCTGGCGATCCTGCGCGGCTGA
- a CDS encoding DUF6193 family natural product biosynthesis protein: MSELPAHEVREYDQYGDPIAVRWEALRAFAAGQRGADAREFVEAAYAQPRLRALSPGRAMYWITFSRRAAPPICADLPRVRAHGGDRFAVHLADGRVHEGHGAAATVALVLQHLPEDAVPAPRGG; encoded by the coding sequence ATGTCCGAGCTGCCCGCCCACGAGGTGCGCGAGTACGACCAGTACGGCGATCCGATCGCGGTCCGCTGGGAGGCGCTGCGCGCCTTCGCCGCGGGCCAACGGGGCGCGGACGCACGGGAGTTCGTCGAGGCCGCGTACGCCCAGCCGCGGCTGCGCGCACTGTCGCCCGGCCGGGCCATGTACTGGATCACCTTCAGCCGCCGGGCCGCCCCGCCGATCTGCGCCGACCTGCCGCGGGTCCGCGCGCACGGCGGCGACCGGTTCGCCGTGCACCTCGCGGACGGCCGGGTGCACGAGGGCCACGGCGCCGCCGCCACCGTCGCCCTGGTCCTGCAGCACCTGCCCGAGGACGCCGTCCCGGCCCCGCGCGGGGGGTGA